The Tripterygium wilfordii isolate XIE 37 chromosome 23, ASM1340144v1, whole genome shotgun sequence genomic sequence TCCAAGAAATTGGAACCCAGGCACACTTTGTGGTCATTTCTGCTTATGAAACTCCGGGTCTTTTTTGGTGGGTTAGTTGAGATGTGTGGTTTGTGTTATTTTGGATTGCATTAGGCAAGTGGGAGGCTTTTTGTGTCTTTTCTGGGTTTGTGTTGTTTGCTCAAGTATGTTGAAGTACCAATATATTGCTGGTGGTGGATAGACGTGGAGATGTGCGTGGATCTGCTTATTTTTGAACAGGCAATAATGTATTGTGACTATTGTCAACTAATGCTCGATGGATCTATTGACTGCATTTGGTGTCTCTAAATGACGCATTGATCCTTGATAGTGGTTCTGTACTCTGAGGTCTGAAGTCTAgagaattttttaataaaactttcgcaattttttattttctttccaatAACCATCAACTTGTATTACTATATCTACATCGTACAATGTTTTTAAGCTTATGTTTATTCACTTACAAACTGCATTTACCTATGTTTTTTCCCCTGCTGTAGGTTAGGGTGTTGTGTGACAAGGCTAAAGAGATTTTAATGGACGAAAGCAATGTTCAGGTTTGTTCCCCTATCTTCTTTACTTGCGCTTAAGTTCACATGTATTAAGTCTTTGATAGTTGTTTTGATAGTTTCAGTATAGTCTTGCTTTATTTTTGAGGTGCTATTCTGAACTCAAGTGTGattgattttccttttcttacttTCAGCCGGTGAAAAGCCCTGTTACAATTTGTGGTGATATTCACGGGCAATTCCATGATCTTGCTGAGCTTTTTCGCATCGGAGGGAAGGTAATTTTTATCTGATTGAAGCAATAGGTATTTTACTTTTACTGGCTCAATGTTTTGCAAGTCATGAGAGCATAGGCCATATATTACGGGAGAATGCATACTCAACGTTAGACACTCCAACTTATGAGGAGCATCACCATAATGCAAGAGGTTGGCTCCTCTCCACTGTTCCCTCAAGGTAGGGGTTGGAGTACCCACCCtgaaaaatggaaaagaaatggtaaacaattaagaagaaagaaaactcAGTCATTTATATTGTTGGGAAAGCCACTTGGCTTCTAAATACTGTGGGAACAATGGCAATGTTCTAAAGTGGTAACATGGATTATTGGGAGACGGATGAGTTTGTATAGTCTCTTTCCTTGTTTTCTACTTTTTTAATTAGCAATTGTTTTTCCTGACAGAAATTTGGGGGTGATATATTAATGGTAATATGTGGTGTATATATTGATTATCACAATAGCATTCCAGTCGGGGCCCTCattattgttttcattttttttgtattttggtaTGCTGTCATTGGGAATTTGAGATGTATAGGTTTTTTTGGTATTAAATTTTGGTGTTTTAAGATCGATATGATGTGCTACCCTGAAATTGGTATGTTTTATTGTTTGAAGTATCAGAGCTTCTTTTCTCGGggttgttttggaattgatcTTCCATCTTTACCTAGATCCTGAGCGATACAACTGTTTGGTTATCTTGTGGATTGTCAATATTTGTTGTTCCACTACTAATAGtttattttttcttgttctttttttggttAGTGCCCAGATACAAACTATTTGTTCATGGGAGACTACGTTGATCGTGGCTACTACTCTGTTGAAACTGTAACAGTAAGCATCTACTGCTCTGTTAATCCCCCATCTCTTTCGTCATgttcatattttctttttggttagATTATATGCAAAGTTGAGTAATGCTGGAACCTTATCCACTTTTTTCTGTCACTATTGAGATTTTTTGTTGGAACAGACAGGAGTGCTACATTTTATTTTATCGTGATTGTAAATTTTCATATGGTACTGACAAACTTATTTATTCAGCTGTTGGTAGCATTGAAAGTGCGCTATCCTCAACGGATTACTATTCTGAGAGGAAATCATGAAAGTCGTCAGGTATTGTGTTGGGACTTTTTGTGGGATTGCTGCTCTATTCTTTAGTCTCTCTTCTTGTCGGCTTGAGACCatcttcaaaattttataataacTGATCCagtagaagataaaaaaaaaaaaaaccttacacCCTTCATTAATCAACAGGGTGCAAAGTTATATTATCAATTTGCTGCTGCACTACAGTTTTATCTTTtccatattttcaaaattttttgtaTCAGAATTTGAGTTTGGTTGCGCTGATATTGCCTTATACTTTGCTATGCAGATTACTCAAGTATATGGGTTTTATGATGAATGCCTGAGGAAGTGAGTTTCATTGAGTTCTTGGTTTTTTAGGTTTACCATTTTATGTAATGAAGATATTGCTGTAGTCTGCAGGTCAAGTTTTAAAACCCTAGATAATATTAATTTAGCttctaattttcatttttatagcaaagaatgaaaaaaaatgtgaagctTTTATGTATATGTTTAATTACAAGAATGGGTCCCCTATGAAGCAACAAATAAGGAAGAACATAGAATAAAAGACTTGATAGAATAGGTTGACTGTAGAATATTTTTCAGAGCCAGGAAGGTGGAACTGTGAAATTTCTTGCGGATTGAAGTTGTTGCGATCATACTGTAGAACCATGTATGTTATCTATGACACATCCGcgttctttttttaaaatattattgtgGGAATGTTTTTTGATTAAGATGCGCTTCCTTTCATCAATCTGTTTGGTTGGGATGGATTTATGATGTATTTGATATTAATTATACTACATGAATAACAAAATTAAGGGAACTGGGAAATTGATATTGCGTTATTTTTGGTTTCTAAAAACCAATTTCTTCGAAAGACATTCTTGCTTGAGAGTAAGGAGTGATgtgttcatttttgttttcaggTATGGCAATGCCAATGTGTGGAAGATCTTCACGGATCTCTTTGACTATTTTCCACTGACAGCATTGGTTAGTATGGCAtctatttgttgttctttaATGTTTCTGAAAATATACTTGAGAGTATTACTGGTGTGTGGAGGAAACAAAGAAGAGAGAACAATCACGAATTTGAAACTGTACACTCCATTTTGGGTGATTGATCGTGCAGTCCAGCACATCTGTGTATGGGAATCATACCACCACTGAACCATGTGGTAGTTTCTTTAGTAGGAATTTGTATGTTAATAttgtgttatttttcttttgaaggTTGAATCAGAAATATTTTGTCTCCACGGTGGATTGTCTCcttccattgaaacccttgatAACATACGTAATTTTGACCGTGTGCAAGAAGTACCTCATGAAGGTCCAATGTGCGACCTTCT encodes the following:
- the LOC119993549 gene encoding serine/threonine-protein phosphatase PP2A-3 catalytic subunit; its protein translation is MSLDSVPSNSHGNLDEQISQLMQCKPLSEQEVRVLCDKAKEILMDESNVQPVKSPVTICGDIHGQFHDLAELFRIGGKCPDTNYLFMGDYVDRGYYSVETVTLLVALKVRYPQRITILRGNHESRQITQVYGFYDECLRKYGNANVWKIFTDLFDYFPLTALVESEIFCLHGGLSPSIETLDNIRNFDRVQEVPHEGPMCDLLWSDPDDRCGWGISPRGAGYTFGQDISEQFNHSNNLKLIARAHQLVMEGYNWGHEQKVVTIFSAPNYCYRCGNMASILEVDDCKGHTFIQFEPAPRRGEPDVTRRTPDYFL